From a single Drosophila sulfurigaster albostrigata strain 15112-1811.04 chromosome 3, ASM2355843v2, whole genome shotgun sequence genomic region:
- the LOC133845092 gene encoding uncharacterized protein LOC133845092: MFRVQKLLLAEYEEIYEPVMIESPFTLVDANGQGLCQYQIALTGSNLLFGSDNFDKHEEQDEEYDFNNRGLDPEIECFDLISMMPLEYVRFNFYRKRDRCQMMLSVQHLESQFRLEHPIIFEFGGHIHKQYYWHTWRERVAMLRCYQKRFSHITGASPFSSSDVQLEQELHHAQVHVPYKPQSVYSLCHSSAG; the protein is encoded by the coding sequence ATGTTTCGAGTGCAGAAACTTTTGCTCGCCGAATACGAGGAGATCTATGAGCCGGTAATGATCGAGAGTCCTTTCACGCTGGTCGATGCCAATGGCCAAGGACTGTGTCAGTATCAAATCGCGCTCACCGGCAGCAATCTGCTCTTTGGCAGCGATAATTTCGACAAGCATGAAGAGCAGGACGAAGAATATGATTTCAACAATCGTGGCCTCGATCCTGAAATCGAATGTTTCGACCTGATCAGCATGATGCCGCTGGAGTATGTTCGCTTTAACTTCTATCGCAAGCGAGATCGTTGCCAAATGATGCTGAGTGTGCAGCACTTGGAGTCGCAGTTCAGACTCGAGCATCCCATCATCTTTGAGTTCGGCGGTCACATTCACAAGCAATACTATTGGCACACCTGGCGGGAACGTGTTGCCATGCTGCGTTGCTATCAAAAGCGTTTCAGCCACATCACTGGCGCCTCGCCCTTCTCCAGCAGCGATGTCCAGCTGGAGCAGGAGCTGCATCATGCCCAGGTTCATGTGCCCTACAAGCCGCAATCCGTTTACAGTCTCTGCCATAGCTCGGCTGGCTAA